The Zestosphaera sp. genome includes a window with the following:
- a CDS encoding TIGR04013 family B12-binding domain/radical SAM domain-containing protein, producing the protein MDALKNYAVVLGYWSSVKYSVHVILGAAESHGLVDEVDFYLVDLENVLQTVSELKDRYSKVFYMQTLLTTELPSIYRRLIHVNEKLKMLGIASVGGGPHATGDPFGTVLSLGFSYAFVGEVEEVLPQVVELGFGKLDPSAVPGLFYINSDRFFLNGRGFVKDINKYPPFSPSLGLFNPIELSRGCFHSCRYCQVSYIHSTKVRHRSVDDVLRWCGLLLDRGIRDLRFISPDALSYGCNAPSRISGDVFNLVERLSLLKKRGGRIYFGTFPSEMRPEHIDEEVARFLKSHVSNERVNIGAQSGSDESLVKINRGHTSEDVVRAVDDLVKTGFSVDVDYILGLPDETPEDLRLTLAHMKEVVKKGGRIRIHYFIPLPGTPYALRNPSEVPSWVKNEVLKLVGSGRAYGSWLNQERVAREVLRLRDEGVILATSLRARDALSRASERALS; encoded by the coding sequence TTGATGAAGTTGATTTCTACTTAGTTGATCTGGAGAATGTGCTTCAGACAGTTAGCGAGTTGAAGGATAGGTACTCAAAAGTCTTTTACATGCAGACCCTACTGACTACTGAGTTGCCATCTATTTACAGGAGACTTATTCACGTAAACGAGAAGTTGAAGATGCTGGGAATCGCGAGTGTTGGTGGAGGCCCCCACGCGACTGGAGATCCCTTTGGTACGGTGTTATCTCTAGGGTTTAGCTACGCGTTCGTAGGTGAAGTGGAGGAAGTATTACCGCAGGTGGTTGAGTTAGGATTTGGGAAATTAGACCCGTCCGCAGTCCCTGGATTATTCTACATTAATTCCGACAGGTTCTTCCTCAACGGAAGAGGGTTTGTTAAGGACATCAACAAATACCCGCCTTTCTCACCTTCGTTAGGATTGTTCAACCCAATAGAGCTGTCAAGAGGCTGCTTCCATTCATGTAGGTATTGTCAAGTCAGTTACATTCATTCAACTAAAGTCAGGCACAGGAGTGTAGACGATGTTTTGAGGTGGTGTGGCTTACTCCTTGACAGGGGGATTAGGGACCTTAGATTCATATCCCCCGACGCCCTCTCATATGGATGCAACGCCCCATCTAGAATAAGTGGTGATGTCTTCAACCTAGTTGAGAGGCTAAGTCTCCTGAAGAAGAGGGGTGGTAGGATATACTTCGGGACTTTTCCCTCGGAGATGAGGCCTGAGCATATTGACGAGGAGGTGGCTAGATTCCTGAAAAGTCATGTGAGTAATGAAAGGGTCAACATAGGTGCTCAATCAGGCTCAGACGAGTCGCTGGTGAAAATCAATAGAGGCCACACCTCAGAGGACGTAGTAAGGGCTGTTGATGATCTCGTCAAGACGGGTTTTTCAGTGGATGTCGACTATATTCTAGGACTGCCTGATGAAACGCCTGAGGATCTCCGTTTAACCTTAGCTCATATGAAGGAGGTGGTTAAGAAGGGCGGAAGGATTCGTATTCATTATTTCATACCGTTACCAGGCACTCCTTACGCGTTGCGAAACCCCTCTGAGGTTCCTTCATGGGTTAAGAATGAAGTGTTAAAACTTGTGGGCTCTGGTAGGGCATATGGGAGCTGGTTGAACCAAGAGAGGGTGGCGAGGGAGGTGCTCAGGTTAAGAGATGAGGGTGTAATTCTCGCAACCTCTTTAAGAGCTCGTGACGCTCTTTCAAGAGCCTCTGAAAGGGCTTTGTCCTGA
- a CDS encoding PHP domain-containing protein produces the protein MGLHADFHIHSYVSDGEPSPTSIVRYSLRKGLNVISVTDHNSFLGSILASRTAKDLRKVVVVCGAEIRTYWGDVLILCREPIKIVRDPIELRDEAQRNSCLLIPAHPFDVLRLGIGLRIKYDFLWDGFELFNSSSDPMSNLMSFLYLKNMGRPLLSNSDAHTLEGVGVSKNIIETNDPNPEEVLEAIRRGLIKPMPSYSIPAWIFKLRWSFRTKPFQRLLKERHELLKRLRELHPHLLT, from the coding sequence ATGGGCCTTCATGCCGATTTTCACATTCACTCATACGTAAGCGACGGTGAGCCCTCTCCGACCAGTATAGTTAGGTATTCTCTAAGGAAAGGTCTTAATGTAATATCTGTGACGGACCACAACTCGTTCCTAGGTTCTATCCTAGCGTCCAGGACTGCCAAGGATTTAAGGAAGGTTGTAGTGGTCTGTGGGGCCGAGATCAGGACATATTGGGGTGATGTATTGATTCTGTGTCGAGAGCCTATCAAGATAGTTAGGGATCCCATAGAGCTTCGTGATGAAGCCCAGAGAAACTCCTGTCTGTTGATACCAGCGCACCCTTTTGACGTACTAAGACTAGGCATCGGACTTAGAATAAAATACGACTTTCTGTGGGATGGTTTTGAATTATTCAACTCTTCGTCGGATCCGATGAGTAATCTGATGTCATTCCTCTACCTCAAGAACATGGGGAGACCTCTTCTCTCAAACTCGGACGCACACACCCTAGAGGGTGTGGGAGTTTCGAAGAACATCATTGAAACTAACGATCCGAATCCCGAGGAAGTGTTAGAGGCTATACGTAGGGGTTTGATTAAGCCGATGCCCAGCTACTCAATCCCCGCATGGATCTTTAAGCTGAGGTGGAGCTTCAGGACAAAGCCCTTTCAGAGGCTCTTGAAAGAGCGTCACGAGCTCTTAAAGAGGTTGCGAGAATTACACCCTCATCTCTTAACCTGA